In the genome of Quercus robur chromosome 3, dhQueRobu3.1, whole genome shotgun sequence, one region contains:
- the LOC126719317 gene encoding uncharacterized protein LOC126719317, with translation MEEVGPPHPAVGPHQEDVNLHQAESRGSQHGGPQRSPERREGREGSVRTTHTIRSHSRGKSHVSHAKHDGNLQHEIADLKRELRHARQERSPPCSEPSSGESDGTSYRRRSRTPQSETFSYEEEHRHRRRRRSPTSRGLRNDAMNKVLSQISKSPFMRNIDDATHPRRFHQPTFSLYDGHSDPVEHVSYYSQKMAIYSRDDALMCKIFPSSLGPTAMRWFNGLRANSVGSFKTLTRAFSARFITCSRTPRPLGSLLTLSMREGKTLKSYSDRYWEMFNEIEGKNDPVAITTFKAGLPADHNLRKSLTGKPVTSVRQLMDRIDKYRRVEEDQFQGKGKAKVIPQERRDFRSDRYNNSRPRRDFVGQSGSANVQVVNAVFREPVQQDHGHTTENCRNLWDHLEQLVREGKLKQLLHHSSGRASQAGFEVRGDASSRLPLGTINVIFAAPGRTGSCPSRVLLVSQSPAEDHSQALKSANRRVPLILGFSDEDMVGTIQPHEDALVVTLRISGYDVRRVMVDQESAVDVMYPDLYKGLGLKPEDLTTYNSPLVSFEGRLVTPMGLIRLPVQSGTDVVEVDFIVVDVFSPYTAIVDRPWLHTLKAVSSTLHQKVKYPSEDQVLEIVGSQAAAQQCLVAAIQHRLEAETSATADNEL, from the exons ATGGAAGAAGTGGGTCCACCTCACCCTGCGGTGGGACCGCACCAGGAGGATGTCAACCTGCATCAGGCGGAGTCAAGGGGCTCTCAGCATGGTGGTCCTCAAAGGAGTCCCGAACGGAGAGAAGGCCGGGAGGGGAGTGTACGTACAACTCATACCATCAGGAGCCACTCACGGGGAAAGAGTCACGTCTCCCACGCGAAGCATGATGGGAATCTGCAACATGAGATTGCAGACTTGAAGAGAGAGTTGCGCCATGCACGGCAGGAACGTTCCCCACCTTGCTCCGAACCATCATCTGGGGAGTCAGATGGAACTAGTTACAGGCGGAGATCGAGAACTCCCCAAAGCGAGACTTTctcctatgaagaggagcatCGCCATCGACGTAGGCGTAGAAGTCCAACTAGCAGGGGCTTGAGaaacgatgccatgaacaaagTCTTGAGTCAAATTTCCAAGTCACCCTTTATGAGAAACATAGACGATGCTACCCATCCTCGGCGGTTCCATCAGCCTACGTTCTCTCTGTATGATGGCCATTCAGATCCGGTGGAACATGTAAGCTATTATAGCCAGAAGATGGCTATTTACTCCAGGGATGATGCTTTGATGTGCAAGATTTTTCCATCGAGTTTGGGTCCGacggcgatgaggtggttcaatggctTAAGGGCCAATTCCGTTGGATCTTTCAAAACACTGACTCGGGCTTTTAGTGCTCGATTTATTACATGCAGTAGGACtcctcggcctttgggatcCTTGTTGACTTTGTCTATGCGAGAGGGTAAGACTCTCAAGAGTTACTCAGAtaggtactgggaaatgtttaacGAAATAGAGGGAAAGAATGATCCTGTGGCTATAACCACTTTCAAAGCTGGTCTCCCAGCTGATCACAATTTGAGGAAATCCTTGACGGGTAAACCTGTCACTAGTGTGCGCCAGCTGATGGACAGAATAGATAAGTACAGAAGGGTAGAGGAAGATCAATTTCAGGGGAAAGGAAAGGCCAAGgtgatccctcaggagaggagggatttcaggtcagaCCGTTATAATAACAGCCGACCAAGGAGGGACTTTGTTGGGCAGTCGGGCTCGGCGAACGTCCAGGTTGTTAATGCAGTATTTCGGGAACCCGTTCagcag gatcatgggcaCACGACGGAAAACTGTAGGAATTTATGGGATCACTTGGAACAGTTGGTCCGTGAAGGGAAATTaaagcaactcttgcatcacTCCAGTGGAAGGGCAAGCCAAGCAGGTTTCGAGGTGCGTGGGGACGCTTCATCAAGGCTCCCCCTGGGTACGATCAATGTTATCTTTGCGGCCCCGGGGAGGACTGGATCTTGCCCCTCCAGAGTGTTGTTAGTGTCCCAATCCCCAGCCGAGGATCACTCTCAAGCTTTGAAGAGTGCCAACAGGCGTGTCCCcctgattttgggcttttcaGATGAGGATATGGTCGGGACCATACAGCCCCATGAGGATGCCTTGGTAGTAACGTTGAGGATTAGTGGGTACGATGTCAGAAGAGTGATGGTTGATCAGGAGAGCGCTGTGGATGTGATGTATCCAGATTTGTACAAAGGGCTAGGTTTGAAACCAGAGGACTTAACAACCTATAATTCCCCTCTAGTAAGTTTTGAGGGAAGGTTGGTCACTCCCATGGGGCTAATCAGGTTGCCCGTGCAGTCAGGTACAGATGTGGTAGAGGTGGACTTTATTGTCGTAGATGTTTTTTCTCCGTACACGGCTATTGTGGACAGACCTTGGCTTCACACCCTTAAAGCGGTTTCGTCCACTCTACATCAGAAGGTGAAGTACCCATCCGAAGACCAAGTGCTGGAAATAGTAGGGAGTCAGGCGGCTGCTCAGCAGTGCCTAGTAGCGGCTATACAGCATCGGCTAGAAGCAGAAACCTCGGCTACGGCCGACAATGAGTTATAG